The Thermincola ferriacetica genome segment ACGGACGCCGGAAACCCGGCCGCAAGTCAGGATGACGATTCGGCCGGGTTCAGTGATTTCAACCGAACGGAGTTTACACTGTCTCCGCCCGTAACCTTGAAGCAACGGTTGCTTGGCCTCCATAGCGGTTTGAGAACCACCTGGCAAGGTTTTGCAGCACAAAATAAACTGGGGTATAGGTTACTTGAAGGAGACTAGTTCAGTTCATCGGCTTCTCTGATAATATTGATAATTGGGTCGGTACTGTTTTCAGCGTGGTGATACAGGATAAGTCGGACCAGCCTGCTATCCAACCCTGCCTTTTCGGCCAGGTCTGCGCCTAATTTGGCATGGTTTTTGGCCACATACATGGTATAGAGAAATTTATTAACTCCGGCTATGGTATGCGGAGGTTTCCATGTGCCGATAAATAAAAACCTGCCCAGCAAAACATAAAAAACTTTATAGAACTTGGTTATTTTGACCAGGCTTTTACCTATGTCATGCAGCAGGGCGCCTTTAACTGCATGTTGCTTTTCGGTGGCAGAAAGGTTATAAGACTGAGCCAAGCGCAGAACTGTTCTGGCTGTGTTAATACTGTGTGAAGCCGTTACAGCATCAAGCCGGTCAAAAAGGGACTTTTCCACAGGATTAAGAAAATCTGATGTAAAAGCTTCATCAGCAGGGGTAATTTCTGCCTTACATGCTGCAACAAATTGCCTTATTCTGCGCCACATCATTTTCACATCCTCTATCCAGAATGAATATAGCATTAAAGGCCATAGGCTATACAGAATGAGTATAGCATTAAAGGCCATAGGCGGCAATCATATTGTTTTTTCAAAAAAATTTTTGAAGAAGGAATTGCTTGCATTTTGTAGAATAAAAAAATAATAATAACAATTTTAACAAGGTTGCCTTCAGAAATTTTCCGGGGAATCAGGTGACAATCCTGAGCGGTCTCCGCCACTGTAACCGGGGAGGGCCCTTGCATATGCCACTTATTTTGCGCAAATAGGGAAGGCGCAAGGAACTCTGAAGATCCGGGAGCCAGGATACCCGACTGGAGGTGAACACAATACCTTCGCGAGAAAGGGATTGGGTTCGATATTGGCGGGCTTTTTGCCTGTATTAGCGGACTTAATCCTCATGCTTATTGAGGATTAATTTTTTTGGAGGAACGATATGACAAAAAATGAAGCGCAGGGAGAGATCATACTTGTAACGGGCGGTACCAGAAGCGGGAAAAGCCAGTTTGCTGAAGCCCTGGTTGCCGGATTAGGCAAACCGGTCGTTTACATAGCTACAGCGCTGGTAAAGGACCCGGAAATGGAAATGCGCGTGAAAATCCACCGTGCAAGGCGTCCGGCATCATGGCTAAATGTAGAAGAACCCTTTAACGTAGCAGATGCCGTCCGGCGCGAAGGGAAGCCTGGAAATGTGATTTTGCTTGACTGTCTGACCTTCTTATTAGTCAATCTCATGTTCCGGCAGGAACTGCCGGAACATGAGGAAGAATTTAAAGCAGAAGAGGAAAGAATGCTCCGGCAGATATCTGAAATTGTTGCCGCTGCCAGGGAGACAGGTACAACGCTGGTAGTAGTTTCCAACGAATCTGGTTTGGGATTGATACCTGCCGACAGGTTATCCCGCAAATACCAGGAAATTGTAGGCAGGGCCAACCAGATTATGGCTGGAGCAGCAGACCGGGTATATCTGGTGATTGCCGGGATACCGGTGGAAATAAAAGAAATGGGCAAAAAAATATTAAATGAGATTGGGAGAGTAGATTGATATGGCTAAATGTATTATGTTTCAGGGAACAGGTTCCCACGTTGGTAAAAGCGTGTTGGTGGCAGCTTTATGTCGGATATTTTTACAGGATGGTTACAAAGTTGCTCCCTTCAAATCACAAAACATGGCTCTTAACTCATACGTGACCAAAGACGGAGGCGAAATGGGACGGGCCCAGGTAGTCCAGGCCGAGGCTGCCGGGCTGGAGCCCAGTGTGCTCATGAACCCTGTCCTCTTGAAACCTACCGGGCAGGCCACCTCGCAGGTCATCGTTTTAGGCAAACCTGTGGGTAACATGTCGGCCCAGGAATACCACCGGTCCTACAACATGACAGCGCTGGGAGTCATTGAAGAATCCTTAAATAAACTGAAGGAGCAGTTTGACATCATTGTTATAGAGGGGGCCGGCAGCCCGGCGGAAGTCAACCTGCAGGACACAGAAATAGTCAACATGAGGATTGCCCGTATGGCCGACTGTCCTGTGTTGCTGGTAGCCGACATTGATAAAGGCGGAGCTCTGGCTTCCGTAGTCGGCACCCTGGAGCTGCTGGATCCTGATGACCGCAAAAGGGTAGCGGGAATAGTGATAAATAAGTTCAGAGGGGACGTAAAACTGTTCCAACCGGCTGTTGATTTCCTGGAAAAGAAAACAGGGATACCCGTTGTGGGAATAGTTCCCTACTTTACAGGGTTCCGTGTCCAAGAAGAAGACACAATACCGGAAGATACTCTGGAGGCCGGTTTAAAAGAATTGCCGAATAAGATAGACGTTGTGGTTATTCAGCTTCCCCATATCTCCAATTTTACCGATTTTGACCCTTTGGAGGACGAACCTGACGTGCACTTGCGTTACGTGGGCAAGGCCGATAAATTCGGTGATCCGGACCTGGTTATTATTCCCGGCAGCAAGAACACTATTCAGGACCTGGTATTTCTGGAAAAAACGGGATTAGCCCAGAAAATAATCGAGTCCAGGAAAAAAGGCAAGCCGGTCATCGGAATTTGCGGCGGTTTTCAGATCCTGGGCAAAGAACTTCATGACCCGCTACATACCGAGTCGGAAATTGAATCACTGAAGGGCCTTGGCTTGCTGAATATGGTGACAGTATTTGAACCGGAGAAAATCACCACTCAAGTCCAGGCTGAAGTTTTGGGCCACGGCTGTTTCATGGAGGGTTTGACCGGTCAAAAAGTAACTGGATACGAAATCCACATGGGCAGGTCTACTATAGGGGAAGGTATCCTGCCGGCTTTCCGCATATTTGAACGCTCCACACGGGAAACCAATGTGTTGGACGGAGCAGTCAGCGAAGACGGACGGGTTTTCGGCACCTATATCCACGGGATTTTTGACAATGACGCATTTCGCAGGCATGTAATAAACCTGATCAGAGAGGAAAAAGGCTGGGAACCATTGGTGGAAGATGAAGTTCTTACAGTAAAGGAACAGCGTGAGCGTGATTTTAACAAACTGGCCGATGTGGTACGGGCCAGTATGAACATAGACCTTATTTACAAGATTATGGGCCTGGAGGCTTAATTGCGATGGTACTGCAGATTTGGGTGGCCTATCTCCTGGACTTAATCTTTGGTGACCCTACTATCATCCCTCATCCGGTGGTCATTATCGGCAAAACTATAGACAAAGCGGAAGCTATTTTGCGGCGCTGGGTATCTCCGGTCTTGGGGGATAAAAGGGCAGGTTTTTTGCTTACCCTCTTTATTGTAGGAGGAACCTATGGTATAACAGAACTGGTCTTATGGGCTGCCCGTTCCCTTCATCCCTTTCTGGCAGCGCCGGTGCAGGTCTTCCTGATCTTTAGCTGCTTGTCCGTCAAGACTTTGTATAAAGTAGCCAGGCAAGTTTTTGACGAGTTGGTCAGCAAAAACATGCCCAAAGCCAGGGAGATGGTGGGCTGGCTGGTGAGCCGGGACACCCAGAACATGGACGAAGCGGAAGTAACCAGAGCCGCTGTGGAAAGTGTGGCCGAAAATTTTGTGGACGGTATTCTATCACCGCTTTTCTACGCCTTCCTGGGGGGGGCCCCCCTGGCCCTTGCGTATAAAGCGATTAACACCCTGGACTCCATGGTGGGATATAAAAACGAAAAATACATCAATTTCGGTTGGGTCTCGGCCAAGCTGGATGACCTGGTTAACTATATTCCGGCGCGCATCAGTGGCTACCTTCTGATAGCGGTAGCATTCCTGACCAGACGCAACGCCAAAAAAGCCTTTTATATCATGCACCGCGATGCCGCCAGTCACCCCAGCCCTAACGGGGGTATTCCGGAATCAGTCATCAGCGGGGCGCTGGGCATCAGGCTGGGAGGTTTTAATGTATATGGGGGAGAAAAATCCTTCCGCGCCTATATGGGCGACCCTCTTTATCCTTTAGAACCCAGAAAAATACTGGAAGCTCTGGAAATGATCATTATCGGGTCATTCCTGGCTCTGGTAATAGGTTCTGCCGTTTATTTTCTAATGGAGCAAATCATTCACACATTCGCGAAAGGAAACCTGTTATGAAAGCACCAAGAATACTCATTGCCGGAACCCATAGCGGCTCCGGCAAAACCACAATTACAACAGCCATTATGGGCCTGTTAAAGAAAAAAGGCTATAAAGTAAACCCTTTTAAAGTTGGGCCCGATTATATAGACCCCAGTTACCATGCGGTGGCAACGGGAAACCCGGGGCGGAACCTGGACTGCTGGATGCTCAGCCAAGACAAGGTCTATGAATTGTTCTGCCGCACGGCGCAGCAGGGCGGTATCAATGTAATCGAAGGGGTCATGGGGTTGTTCGACGGGGCCAGTGGTATTGACGATGCCGGAAGTTCGGCCCAGATAGCGAAACTTACCAATACCCCGGTACTCCTGGTAGTTGATGTCCGTTCGACGGCCCGGAGCGCTGCCGCAGTCGTATTGGGATTTCAAAAATTTGATCCGGCCTTAAATATTGCCGGTGTTATCCTGAACCGGGTGGGTAGCGACCGGCACCTAGGACTGGTTTCCGAAGCTATCGAAAAATACTGCCGGGTCCCTATTGTTGGGGCTATCAGGAAAAACGAACTACTGGAACTTCCTTCCAGGCACCTGGGGCTAATTCCCACGGGAGAAGGGCGACAACTGCCGGAAAAAATAGATTGTCTGGTGGATATAATAGAACAGGACATTGACCTGGAAAAATTGCTTACTGTTGCCGGGTCAGCTCCTGAACTGCAACTGCCGGAGAAACCACGTCTCTTTCCTGAAATTTCGGGCAAAACAAGAGTGCGCCTCGGTATTGCCAGGGACGAAGCCTTTTCATTCTACTACCAGGACAGCCTGGATATCTTAAGCCATCTGGGCGCTGAATTGATACCTTTCAGCCCGATGCGTGATGAAAGACTGCCTGCTGACCTGCATGGCCTGTATATAGGCGGCGGTTATCCGGAAATTTACCTGGAAGAACTGGCAGACAACAAAAATATGTTAAAAGAAATCAAGGAATTCGGCCTATCCGGAAAACCTGTATATGCTGAGTGCGGCGGTTTTATGTATCTGTCGGATGGTATCACCACTGCTGAAGGGGTGCATTACCCCCTGGTGGGCTTAGTTCCCGGCATCAGCGTAATGAAACCCAAGCTGGTTAGCCTCGGGTACGTTACAGCCTATTGTGCTGCGGACAATCTCCTGGGGCCGGCAGGAACAACGTTAAAAGGGCACGAATTTCATTATTCCGAATTAGATTGTGAAAAACACATGGAAAAACCTGCCTATCGGGTAATTCGCAACCGCTCTGGGGAACAGGTGCTATCGGGGTATGCCGATGGGAATATTTTAGCCAGTTATATTCATGTTCATTTTGCTACCAACACCGAAGCAGCGAAAAGTTTTTTGGAAAAATGCCGGCTGGCAGGAGGGAATAGTGTATGACAGATAATAATGAACTGGGTCTCGTTCAGGTTTACGCAGGTAACGGAAAAGGTAAAACTACAGCAGCGCTCGGACTTGCATTCCGCGCCGTCGGCCATGGTTATAAGGTTTGTATAATTCAGTTTTTAAAAGGGAGCAGTTATGCCGGGGAATTATCCACCTGTGCCAAACTGTTTCCCTACGTGCAAATATACCAGTTTGGCATCGGCTGCAAATATAGCGCTTTAATCCGTCAGGGTATGGAAAAATGCCGCGGCTGCGGTGAATGTTTCATAAAAAGCCGTGGACCTTCCCGCGAAGACCGGGAACTGGCCCAAAAGGCTCTGCAGTTTACTTGGGAGGTCATGCAGAAAGAGGAATGCCACCTGCTCATTCTGGACGAAATTGGGAATGCCTTAAGGTACAACCTGGTCTCCGAAGATCAGGTCCTGGAACTCATTGAAAAAAAGCCTGCTCATATGGAATTAGTGCTCACTGGCCGCGGGATTCCGGAGAAAATTATTGATGCTGCTGATTTGGTTACAGAAATGAAAGCAATCAAACACCCAATCAACAAGGGTGTTACGAGCCGCCGCGGTATAGAATACTAGAAAAATGTATCGCTCTTAGGAGGAAGACTATGAAATATATGGCCAGGGCTCCCGGTACGTGCGGTGAGCTGATTCAAGGATTGTGGAACGGAGTCAATTTCCTTGTCACATGTCCTATAAACATGTATTCAACGGCTGTTGTCGAGTTATCTCCGGACATGGATGAACTTATCCTTCCGGCAGGCCGCGAAAAAACAGCCGCCGCTGTCAGAAAATTGCTTTCCTCGGTGGAAGCCGACGGCATAGGCGGTTATGTACATATTACATCTGATTTGCCTGCAGGAAAGGGAATGGCCAGCAGTACCGCTGATATTACGGCTGCCTGTGTGGCAGTGGCCCAGGCCCTGGGCAAAAAAGTGCCTGCCGGCGAGATAGCCCGGATTGCTTTGTCGGTAGAGCCTACCGATGGGTTGATGTTTCCCGGCATAGTGGCTTTTGATCATTTACGGGGTAAAATATGCAGACCAATGGCAGGAGTCCCTGATTTGGACATTTTAATCATAGACCCGGGCGGTATAGTGGATACCAATGAATTTAATGCCCGGTTAAACCTGAAGTTTCTCAACCGCATCAACGAACGGACCGTTATGCAGGCTTTAGAACAACTGGAATGGGCTCTGGCCCAGGGCGACCTGAAAATGGTCGGTGCATGCGCCACTACCAGCGCCTATGCCAATCAAAAGATACTGGAAAAGCCGCTCCTGGCGGAACTGCATAAAGTGTGTACCGATTTCGGCGGCGTGGGCGTAAATGTGGCTCATAGCGGGACGGTTATCGGGATGCTTTTTGAACGAAGGAACAGCGTTGATTGGGAAAAACTGAAAAACACAGTTTTGTCCCTCTTTGACGTTCAGGTTATGGGACCGGTCCGGGTTATTCAAGGCGGCGCCGAAATTTGGGTCGAAAGGGAAGGAGAAGGCTTATGGCAACCCTACCACATATGCATGGAGGAAACCTGCGAGCAGCAGCAGAAAAGTATGGAATAGCCATCAGTGATTTAATCGATTTCAGCGCTAATATCAACCCTCTTGGTCCCAGCACCAAGGCCCTGGAGGCTATCCGGAACAGTTTGGACCGGGTTGCCCATTACCCGGACCCGGATTGTTTGGAATTAAGACGGGCGTTGGCAGAATATATCAGACTCCCATTAGAGAACATCATAATGGGCAACGGGGCAGTGGAACTGATATTTATATTAATGCACGTACTGAAGCCCCAGGCAGTTTTGATTCCGGCGCCCACCTTCGGCGAATATGAAGCAGCCGCCATATCGGCAGGCTGTCAAATAAAGTCTCTTCCGTTAAACAGGGAAGAGAATTTTCTTTTAAATGTGGACCAGGTGGTGAACACATTGAAAAATGTGGACGCAGTTTTTATCTGCAACCCCAATAACCCCACCGGCCAGCTTACTGGACGGGCAGAACTGGAATATATTATCAGGGAAGCCCGCAAGAAAAATGTCTGGGTTATCGTTGATGAAGCCTTTATTGATTTTCTGGCCGAAAAAACTTTATATTCCGTGATGGACCTGATAAAGAGGTATGAAAACCTTTTTATTTTGTATTCTCTGACCAAGTTTCATGCCCTGCCGGGCCTGCGACTGGGCGCCGGTTTGGGCAATAGGTCCCTGGTCAGTAAAATGATGTCCCATAAAGACCCCTGGAATGTAAATGTTTTGGCCCAGATAGCAGGTGTTGCCTCGCTGAAGGATGAAAAATACATGCAGGATACTGTAAATATGGTGCAGAAGGAAAAACTATACCTGTATGAACAACTAAAAAAAATAGCGGGACTGCATCCTTATCCTCCATCGGCCAATTACGTCTTTGTGGATGTAAGCAAAACAGGCCGGACATCTACAGAAATTACTGAAATGATGGGCAAAAAAGGTATTCTGGTCCGGGATTGCAGCAGTTATAAGAATCTCGGTTGCGGGTATATCAGGGTAGCGGTTAGAAAAAGGGATGATAACAACATGCTGCTACAGGCCTTGCCGGAAACGGTAAATTTGTAATGTCATTCCATACTTCAGGCAGGACAGGGTGGCAGATACAGAGAATATATATTTGTCGAAACATTGCGAGGGTATGTTTATCAGGACGGGAAAGGAAATTGCTTATGGACGATATGGTAAGGATTTATCTGGTCAGGCACGGTGAGACCAATTGGAATAAATCTTTAAAATACCAGGGACATAAAGATGTGCCTTTAAACGACGAAGGAAAAAAACAAGCCGAAAAAATCGGTCTCAGGCTGGCTAAGGAAAAAATTGATGCTGTTTATTCCAGCGATTTGTCGAGGGCCCGGGAAACGGCAGCGGCTATTGCCAGACACCATAATAAGCAGGTTATTACCTTACGGGAATTCCGGGAAACCAATTTTGGCTGTTGGGAGGGGTTGACTTACGTCGAAATAGTCGCAGCCTACGAAGAGGTGATGCTGAACTGGCGGAAAAACCCGTGGCAAACAAAAATTCCCGGCGGCGAATGTCTGGAAGAGGTGGTTAACCGGACCAACGGCATGTTCTGGCAACTGGTGGAAAAGCATGCCGGGGAGAACATTGTTATAGTGGCTCACGGTGGTACTAACCGCACCATCATTGCCGGAATTTTAGGTATGGATTTTAACGATTACTGGAAGTTAAAACAGGATAATGTATGTCTGAATATAATAGAAGTTTTCCCGGAAAAACGGGCTATTTTATGCGCTTTAAACGATACCAGCCACCTGTTTTAAAGAGTATCATTTTATCGTGGCCGGCGTAAAATGATACAGGAGGTGTTATTATGCCGTGGTTAGACTCCTCTGTCACGCGGCGCCTAAAAATTTTACTCAACATCCCCAAATCGGCGCCACTGGTCTGGCATCTGATATGGGATAAAAGGGTGGAGTGGTGGAAAAAAGCGCTTTTTGTCGGTGGTCCGTTGGTTTATTTTTTCTTGCCGGTGGACTTTATTAACGACTTTGTGCCTTTTTTTGGTCAGCTTGACGACTTAACGGTGTTGTTTCTTATGCTGGAAAGGTTCATAGCCAGTGTGCCTGATTACATAATTCGTGAATACTGGCAAAAATAAGCAAGAGGGGACAAGACATGCGCAGACAGGCTTTTTTAAAGGTTGCCCGGGGCGAAAAAGAAGCGGACATGCTTCTGAAAAACTGCCGGCAGGTCAACGTTTTTACCGGAAACATTGAAAAAACATCAATAGCCTTTTATGACGGCCTGGTTGTCGGCGCCGGTGATTATGAAGCCCGCGAAATCATAGACCTGGGCGGCCGATACGTGGCACCGGGGTTAATTGACGGCCATATACATATCGAAAGTTCTATGTTGCCACCTGCCGAATTTGCCAGGGCGGTACTTCCTTTTGGAACAACAGCAGTGGTAACCGACCCCCATGAAATTGCCAATGTCATGGGCATAGAGGGAATAAAATTTATGATTGAATCAGGCAAAAAATCCCTCATTGATATTTACGTTATGCTGCCCTCATGTGTGCCGGCCACTTACCTGGAAACCTCAGGCGCTGAGCTTACGGCTGATGAAATGAAGCCGCTTTTAAACAACACCAGAGTACTGGGTCTGGGGGAAATGATGAACTATCCGGGAGTTATTTCGGGTGAACCGGAGGTGTTAAAAAAATTACGGGCCGCTGCCGGACGTGTGATAGACGGCCATGCCCCCGGAGTTTCAGGGAAACAGTTAAACGCTTATGCCGGTATGGGCATAAGGTCTGACCACGAATGTACTACACTGGAAGAGGCCAGGGAAAAACTGGCCCGCGGCATGCATATTATGATTAGGCTGGGTTCAACCGCCAAAAACATGGAACAACTGCTGCCGCTGGTGAACAACTGGACAGCCCGTTATTGTATGTTTGTCACCGACGACCTGCCACCCAACGAAATTTTGAGCAGGGGTCATCTGAACTACCTGTTGAAAAAAGCAGTACGCAAAGGATTAGACCCGGTTACAGCCATCTCGCTGGTAACCATTAACCCTGCCCGGTATTTCGGACTGGCAGGTCATGGCGCCGTTGCGCCGGGTTATAA includes the following:
- a CDS encoding HDIG domain-containing metalloprotein; amino-acid sequence: MMWRRIRQFVAACKAEITPADEAFTSDFLNPVEKSLFDRLDAVTASHSINTARTVLRLAQSYNLSATEKQHAVKGALLHDIGKSLVKITKFYKVFYVLLGRFLFIGTWKPPHTIAGVNKFLYTMYVAKNHAKLGADLAEKAGLDSRLVRLILYHHAENSTDPIINIIREADELN
- the cobU gene encoding bifunctional adenosylcobinamide kinase/adenosylcobinamide-phosphate guanylyltransferase codes for the protein MTKNEAQGEIILVTGGTRSGKSQFAEALVAGLGKPVVYIATALVKDPEMEMRVKIHRARRPASWLNVEEPFNVADAVRREGKPGNVILLDCLTFLLVNLMFRQELPEHEEEFKAEEERMLRQISEIVAAARETGTTLVVVSNESGLGLIPADRLSRKYQEIVGRANQIMAGAADRVYLVIAGIPVEIKEMGKKILNEIGRVD
- a CDS encoding cobyric acid synthase → MAKCIMFQGTGSHVGKSVLVAALCRIFLQDGYKVAPFKSQNMALNSYVTKDGGEMGRAQVVQAEAAGLEPSVLMNPVLLKPTGQATSQVIVLGKPVGNMSAQEYHRSYNMTALGVIEESLNKLKEQFDIIVIEGAGSPAEVNLQDTEIVNMRIARMADCPVLLVADIDKGGALASVVGTLELLDPDDRKRVAGIVINKFRGDVKLFQPAVDFLEKKTGIPVVGIVPYFTGFRVQEEDTIPEDTLEAGLKELPNKIDVVVIQLPHISNFTDFDPLEDEPDVHLRYVGKADKFGDPDLVIIPGSKNTIQDLVFLEKTGLAQKIIESRKKGKPVIGICGGFQILGKELHDPLHTESEIESLKGLGLLNMVTVFEPEKITTQVQAEVLGHGCFMEGLTGQKVTGYEIHMGRSTIGEGILPAFRIFERSTRETNVLDGAVSEDGRVFGTYIHGIFDNDAFRRHVINLIREEKGWEPLVEDEVLTVKEQRERDFNKLADVVRASMNIDLIYKIMGLEA
- the cbiB gene encoding adenosylcobinamide-phosphate synthase CbiB translates to MVLQIWVAYLLDLIFGDPTIIPHPVVIIGKTIDKAEAILRRWVSPVLGDKRAGFLLTLFIVGGTYGITELVLWAARSLHPFLAAPVQVFLIFSCLSVKTLYKVARQVFDELVSKNMPKAREMVGWLVSRDTQNMDEAEVTRAAVESVAENFVDGILSPLFYAFLGGAPLALAYKAINTLDSMVGYKNEKYINFGWVSAKLDDLVNYIPARISGYLLIAVAFLTRRNAKKAFYIMHRDAASHPSPNGGIPESVISGALGIRLGGFNVYGGEKSFRAYMGDPLYPLEPRKILEALEMIIIGSFLALVIGSAVYFLMEQIIHTFAKGNLL
- a CDS encoding cobyrinate a,c-diamide synthase, producing the protein MKAPRILIAGTHSGSGKTTITTAIMGLLKKKGYKVNPFKVGPDYIDPSYHAVATGNPGRNLDCWMLSQDKVYELFCRTAQQGGINVIEGVMGLFDGASGIDDAGSSAQIAKLTNTPVLLVVDVRSTARSAAAVVLGFQKFDPALNIAGVILNRVGSDRHLGLVSEAIEKYCRVPIVGAIRKNELLELPSRHLGLIPTGEGRQLPEKIDCLVDIIEQDIDLEKLLTVAGSAPELQLPEKPRLFPEISGKTRVRLGIARDEAFSFYYQDSLDILSHLGAELIPFSPMRDERLPADLHGLYIGGGYPEIYLEELADNKNMLKEIKEFGLSGKPVYAECGGFMYLSDGITTAEGVHYPLVGLVPGISVMKPKLVSLGYVTAYCAADNLLGPAGTTLKGHEFHYSELDCEKHMEKPAYRVIRNRSGEQVLSGYADGNILASYIHVHFATNTEAAKSFLEKCRLAGGNSV
- a CDS encoding cob(I)yrinic acid a,c-diamide adenosyltransferase, whose product is MTDNNELGLVQVYAGNGKGKTTAALGLAFRAVGHGYKVCIIQFLKGSSYAGELSTCAKLFPYVQIYQFGIGCKYSALIRQGMEKCRGCGECFIKSRGPSREDRELAQKALQFTWEVMQKEECHLLILDEIGNALRYNLVSEDQVLELIEKKPAHMELVLTGRGIPEKIIDAADLVTEMKAIKHPINKGVTSRRGIEY
- the cobD gene encoding threonine-phosphate decarboxylase CobD, encoding MATLPHMHGGNLRAAAEKYGIAISDLIDFSANINPLGPSTKALEAIRNSLDRVAHYPDPDCLELRRALAEYIRLPLENIIMGNGAVELIFILMHVLKPQAVLIPAPTFGEYEAAAISAGCQIKSLPLNREENFLLNVDQVVNTLKNVDAVFICNPNNPTGQLTGRAELEYIIREARKKNVWVIVDEAFIDFLAEKTLYSVMDLIKRYENLFILYSLTKFHALPGLRLGAGLGNRSLVSKMMSHKDPWNVNVLAQIAGVASLKDEKYMQDTVNMVQKEKLYLYEQLKKIAGLHPYPPSANYVFVDVSKTGRTSTEITEMMGKKGILVRDCSSYKNLGCGYIRVAVRKRDDNNMLLQALPETVNL
- the cobC gene encoding alpha-ribazole phosphatase; amino-acid sequence: MDDMVRIYLVRHGETNWNKSLKYQGHKDVPLNDEGKKQAEKIGLRLAKEKIDAVYSSDLSRARETAAAIARHHNKQVITLREFRETNFGCWEGLTYVEIVAAYEEVMLNWRKNPWQTKIPGGECLEEVVNRTNGMFWQLVEKHAGENIVIVAHGGTNRTIIAGILGMDFNDYWKLKQDNVCLNIIEVFPEKRAILCALNDTSHLF
- a CDS encoding YkvA family protein translates to MPWLDSSVTRRLKILLNIPKSAPLVWHLIWDKRVEWWKKALFVGGPLVYFFLPVDFINDFVPFFGQLDDLTVLFLMLERFIASVPDYIIREYWQK
- the ade gene encoding adenine deaminase — translated: MRRQAFLKVARGEKEADMLLKNCRQVNVFTGNIEKTSIAFYDGLVVGAGDYEAREIIDLGGRYVAPGLIDGHIHIESSMLPPAEFARAVLPFGTTAVVTDPHEIANVMGIEGIKFMIESGKKSLIDIYVMLPSCVPATYLETSGAELTADEMKPLLNNTRVLGLGEMMNYPGVISGEPEVLKKLRAAAGRVIDGHAPGVSGKQLNAYAGMGIRSDHECTTLEEAREKLARGMHIMIRLGSTAKNMEQLLPLVNNWTARYCMFVTDDLPPNEILSRGHLNYLLKKAVRKGLDPVTAISLVTINPARYFGLAGHGAVAPGYKADLVVFEDLVEFKVDKVYKNGKLVAQQGKTMEPVQMSMTTFNRLPVNLDKHRLKIKAAGGIAKVIGVVPGQIFTEKRILAVKVDKGEIVPDVSRDILKICVVERHKGTGHVGVGLVQGFGLKEGALAGSVAHDSHNIIVVGCNDEDIYTAITRVADMGGGQVVVHNGQIKAELPLPIAGLMSDLRVEEVAARQQNLNREAANLGCHLDAPFMTLSFMALPVIPELKITDKGIVDVRQFDIVSLFGK